Genomic DNA from Bacillota bacterium:
CCTTTCTACTCTCTTACCGGCGCTCGGGCTCGGGATAAGCGAAACGCCCGCCTCCTGAGAACTACAGGCGACTGGCTCCCCTCAGCAGCGCAAGCGACACGGGCCGCTCGTCCAGCGGGTACGACCATTCGTGACGCGAGGAAGCCCGGTCAACGACCACCGGCCGGCGTAGAACGCCGTCGCGCTCTATCTCCTCGGCCAAGTCAGCAAGATGGCGTTCGTCTACCTGCTCGTGTGCCCTGAGCGCCGCCGACTCAACCAGGGCGAATGCGTAGTGGACGGTGCCGACTACTTGAGGAACGGCCTCATATCCAGCCATCTTGGGGCAGACAGCTCCCTTCATACCTTCGGCAGGTCCGCCAACGCCCTGTCTATCTCATCCTGGGGATGCTCGTAGTCCTGCAGTCTACCTGCAGCGTAGGCCTCGTAGGCAGCCAGGTCGAAGTGCCCGTGGCCACTCAGCCCGAATAGAATCGCAGGCTCCTTGCCGGTTTCTCTGGCCTCCAGCGCCAGATCGATCGCCGTTCGTATTGCGTGTGCGGATTCCGGGGCCGGCAGTATCCCTTCAGTACGGGCGAACGTGGTGGCGGCTTCGAACACGGGAATCTGTTTGACGGCCCTCGCTTCGATCAGCCCGTGATGGTATAGCGCGCTCACCAACGGCGACTCACCGTGGTAACGCAAGCCCCCTGCATGGATCCCGGCCGGCACGAAAGCGTGGCCCAGCGTATACATCTTGGCCACCGGGGCCACGCCGGCGGTATCACCGAAGTCGTACGCATACACGCCGCGGGTGAGGGTCGGACACGCAGCGGGCTCGACCGCGATGAACCTGGGCCCGTTGAGTGTTCCCCCAGTCCGCATACATTCGAGCACAGGTTTGAGGAACGGGAACGAGAGCCCGGCGAAGTTGCTGCCGCCGCCGCAGCATCCAACGACGAAATCGGGTTCATCCCCCGCCATGGCCATTTGCTGCTGGGCCTCCAGGCCTATGACAGTCTGGTGCAGCAGCACGTGGTTCAGAACGCTCCCCAGCGAGTACTTGGTGTCGTCGTGTGTCGCCGCGTCCTCCACTGCCTCGCTGATCGCGATACCCAGGCTTCCGGGCGAATCCGGATCCTTGGCGAGTATTGAGCGGCCAGATTGCGTCTTGTCACTCGGACTCGGCGTTACTTCCGCGCCATAGACCTGCATGAGCGAACGCCTGTAGGGCTTCTGTTCGTAACTCACTCGCACCATGTATACCGAGCAATCGAGCCCGAACAAGGAACACGCCATCGCAAGCGCGGACCCCCACTGCCCCGCCCCTGTCTCTGTGGACAGTCGCCTCGTCCCTTCAAGTTTGTTGTAATAGGCCTGGGCAACAGATGTGTTCGGCTTGTGACTGCCCGCCGGGCTCACGCCCTCGTACTTGTAGTAGATCCTGGCAGGCGTGCCCAGAGCGGCTTCGAGTCGCCTCGCGCGGAAGAGGGGCGTAGGCCTCCACAGTCTGTAAACGTCCAGGATCTCGCCGGGGATGTCGACCGAGCGACTTGAGGAAACCTCTTGTTCGATGAGAGCCATCGGAAACAGCGGGGCCAGGTCTTGCGGACCGATGGGTTTGAGAGTCGCAGGATGCAGTGGCGGATCGAGCTGGAATGGCAGGTCCGGTACGATGTTATACCATGCCGTGGCCATCTGTTCTTCTTTGAGAATGAACTTGGTCGTCGCGTCTCGCATCTTGTCTCGCTCCTTTCGAGTGCCCTGATTACAGCACCCCGAAGACTGGCCGATGGCTTGGCAGTGGCCCCACAGCACACCAAAACAAATAACCCGTCCCATAGGGGACGGGTTGACCGCGGTGCCACCCCGCTTAGTCCTGGAATCCCGCTGCTCTGCACGGGTCCTCCAGGCCTCGCTCGCTTCAGGTACGGGGCAACGAGTGCCCTTATACCCTCTCCCTTTATCGGCGGATCTCCGGCAGGTCCTACTCCGCACTTTCGGGCCCGCGGTTCACAGGTCCATTCAGTCGCTCCTCCCGGCGTCGGGCTCGCACTGTCCCCGGCTCGCTTTTCCGGCGGTGTTGCGCCTACTAGTCCTGATCATTACCTGTGCCTGTATCAAGTTGGCGATATCCTATCACGCATGTAGACCGTCCGTCAAGGATCGGTCGGCTCTATTGTGGTCGGACAGTGATATTGTCACCCTGTGAGCGGACTGAGAATGTGTCAAAGGGGGCACGCGGAGTCCGGCGGGCGCTCCCGAAAGCGTAGACTCTGCCTACAAGTCTGCCCCGCATGCGTTGTCTTGGCCGACGAACCAACCGCAAGGGTGGTCCCTACCTACAGATGGATGCCGCAGGTGTGGGTTCTGCCTACAGATAGACGCCGGCAATGTGGCCCTGCCGACAGAACCGCCGCGACAGTGTTGTTCCCACGCACATTTCGGCAAGTTGGCCCCCGCGACACCTTCCGGCCGGGCGCTTAGGGATCGCGCCCACAGCAAGGCAAATCCACCCGGGGCGTGAACTCCTCTCTGTGAGGGGCGGCCGGTATTCCGAGGCAGCGGTCCCTGAAAAGTCGGGCTGCTACCGGGATCGTTTCGTCATCAACCAACTCAGAGTACAGGTCGCAGGTCTCCTCAAACTTGTTTGCTCCAAGGAGGGCCAGGGATGGAAAAGGTGAACATGGCCCAGAAGTTTGGGCTATTCGCAGACTACTGGAAACCCAGGATCGCCGGTGAGTTGAACGACTCTTACGTTAAGCTGGCCAAGCTAAAGGGTGAGTTCATTTGGCATCACCACGACAATGAAGACGAACTGTTCTTCGTCGTTAAAGGAGAACTGGTGATCCGCCTGAAAGACGGGGAATTCAACCTGCAAGAAGGGGAGTTCCTGATTGTCCCCAAAGGCGTTGAGCACTTGCCCGTCGCCGATGACGAGGTATGGGTGATGCTAATTGAGCCGAAATCCACCCTCAACACCGGCAACGTTAAGAACGAAAGAACAGTCGAGCACGTGGACCGAGTCTAGGAACCGCTCGAGTCCTTGGCTACGCTGGACAGTAGCTTTTGCAGTTTAGCTTCGTTCACTATTTCGTGCGTCAAGAACCTCCCGATCTAGTCTTCTGTGTCCTATGGCACAGCAGATGTGTTCGCTTGCGATGTTTTCAGCGTTAAGCGTTATGATCCCGATTTCCTCGACTACACTAATCCCCTCCTTGCCACTGCACAGGCGGGGCCGGCGGTCGCCGCCAGCGGGTCAGCCCTCGCCTGCCTGAGATTCCCTACTGACTCTCTGAATGAACTGGTACAGGGTCTCACCCACCATGGCCCCGAATATGCGGTGAAAGTGGAAGGGCGAAAAGCAGGCTATCCTGGCAAGGCTGATTCTCCTGCAACATCGCCCCCTCTTCACATACACCTCTCAATGACACTGAGCATCAGTATCAATGCTTCACCCTTGGTAAGCGCCTGCTTGGGGCGGAATGTGTGGTCAGGGTATCCTCTGACCAGCCCCTCGCTATATGCGATGGCCAGCTTACTCGTGTCGAATGCCTGACTGTAGTCACCGAATGCAACCGCCGCGGCGAGCCTCTCCCGTTCCGACGCATCCCTTCCCCTGACCATCCCCGTATAATGAAGCAACTTGACCAGGCCGGCGACCGCCACATCACGAGGTACGGTGTCGCCCTGAACCAGGCCGAAAGTGTACGAGTGTACGACTTTCTGATCGCTTATTCCAAGGGTCGACCTTAACACTTCACTCCACTGTTCCACGCTCACAGCCGCGTTCAATCTCTCGTCATTTCCAACTCTTCCATCCGTCAGAATGGATTCGGCAGTCTTGAGCGCCACGAGCTTCCTCTGCAACCTCTCCCGGTATCGCTGCAGTTCGGCATCAACCCACCCAACACGGACAGGTACGGCCGGCTCTTGTTTGTCGCGCTCTCCGGTACTGCTATAGGTGACGTTGTACTTCGTGACAACACGGTAAACCATAGAAATGGCCTCTGCCACTGTAAGCCTTTCCTTGGGCCTGAAGTACTCAACTGTCCTTGAGTCTACCAATCCCGCACTGTAGGCTGTGCGTACAAGTGCGTTCTGGCGGTCGCTTACAGCTTGCAGATCCTTCAGCGCCTTTGCGGGTTCCAGCTCTTCTGCGGTGCTGTACCCCCTGAGGTATTGGAGCGATAGCAGTTTCACCATGCCACCCACCGCGTCCTCACGGGCGATTTCGTCTCCGGTCGCCAGGTCATGCACATACATGTCCAGCAGTCGTTCCTTGCTGTCAGCGGGCAGCTTCAGGACGGCGTTCAACAAGACGGCCCAGTACTCGGCCTTGATCGGCTGGTCCAGGTACTCTTCGTTCAATATGTAGTTTCGTATGATACTCTTATCATGCTCACTGATGCCGTCATACTGGCTGTCCGTCCCCGCTATGGCAACTATCCTTTGCTTGAATTCCGCCAGCTCATCATATACCCAGTGCTTCTCCTTTTGCGGTAATTCAGTCACGACAACCGGGCTGTCGGCTGGCACCTGGACCGGGCTACTCAGGGCTTCAGCGACTACGGCTACGTGTAGCTCGCGAGAGTCACTGCCATTGGCGAGGACCGAAAAGGCGCTAACACTCAAGAGCAGCATGGTGCATAGTACAACGCTCAGTCCTTTCCCCAGTCTCAACAATCACACCCCCAGATCTGCAGATCCCACCGGACTACATGACTACATGTGAGAGGTTCTCGAGCCTCAACATAGGAGTCGTCGAGGCACCTCGTCGAACCGATAGGCTCAAGCGGAACTTCTTGGCGATAACCGGCGTCTTTCGTGATGGGTTCAGCGCCTTCATCAGGACTCCTTCACCAAGGACAATGTGCTGCCGGTTTGCTGTCAGCCGTACGAATACACGCCTACCCTTCAGTGAGGGGGATGCCTATGCCGCAAGGACTGCGATGTCTGCCGGGACGCCTGGTTAGAGCAATACTGTCAACGCTATTGCTGTCGGCAATGGCGTTCGCAGTCTCGTGCGCGCCAGGTGCTCAGAACGCTCGGGAGCGATCGCCCGGCGCCCCAAACCCTTCCTCACCGGGGCAATCCGCCAGCGTACCGAGCAGCGAGGTACTCCCCGGCCCAGCCTCGACGAGTGGGACCCCGAAGAACAGACTGGTGAACCCCACCGGCAGGACTGTCAAGGAAAGGTTCCGGACACCCGAGGGGTTTGAACGCTCCCCCGTCGCGGCAGGCTCGTTCGGGAAGTTCCTGAGAGACCTGCCGCTGAAGCCGGACGGCACGAAGGTCCAGTACTACGACGGACGAGTGAAGGCACACGACGTCTATGAGGCGGTCGTGGCCGTGGACGTCGGCGACAGGGATCTCCAGCAGTGCGCTGACGCGGTGATGAGATTGAGAGCGGAGTATCTGTACAAGCACAAGAGATACGACCAAATCCATTTCAACTTCGCCAACGGCTTCAGTGCCGACTACAGCAAATGGATGGACGGGTACAGGGTTGTCGTGGAGGGCAACCGCAGTTCCTGGGTCAAGAGGACGGGAGCGTCCAATACCTACCAGGACTTCCGAAGGTATCTGGACGTGGTGTTCGCCTATGCCAACACAGTCTCCCTGGCAAAGCAGATGAAACCAGTGCCTGTGTCCCAAATGCGGATCGGGGACGTGTTCGTAGACCAGGGGCACGCGTTAATCGTGGTAGATATGGCCGAGACAACGACCCCCGGCAAGAGGCTATTCATGATTGCACAGAGCTACATGCCGGCACAGGACATACAGATCCTCAGGAACCCGTCGAACGAAGACCTGAGCCCGTGGTATGAATTGGACTTCGGCGAGACGCTGCACACTCCCGAGTGGACTTTCACAAACAGGGATCTGAGAAGGTTCGACTGAGAGAAGCCAGGACTCTCTACTGTGCTTGAGAATCCTCACCAAGCCATTCATCTCGAGCCCCGGGGAACAGGCTGTTCTTTCCACGCCTGAGAGGGACTTGCCGCCGGTTGTGGCCTCCTGGCCGAAAGGGGTTTACACACAGCCTTAGTTGGAGTAATACTAGGAACTGTTGTTTCGCCCATTAATGAGGTGAATCCGCAAATGCTCCCCAACACCGGACCAGGCACTGAATTGGAAAACCAAGCGGATATGACCGCACAGTCCATCAGGAATGTGGCCATCATCGCGCACGTTGACCACGGCAAGACTACGCTGGTCGACGCGCTCTTGAAGCAGTCAGGCGTCTTTCGCACGAACCAGCAGGTCGCGGAGCGACTCCTGGACTCCAACGAGCTGGAGAGGGAGCGCGGCATCACCATACTGGCGAAGAATACCTCCCTGTCCTACGGTGGAGTGAAGGTAAACATCGTAGACACGCCGGGGCACGCTGACTTCGGCGGGGAGGTCGAGCGAATCCTCAGCATGGTCGACGGCGCGCTACTCGTGGTGGACGCCGGTGAGGGGCCGATGCCCCAGACCCGCTTCGTTCTGAATAAAGCCCTGGATCACAGGCTGAAGATTATCCTCGTGGTCAACAAGATAGACCGCGTCGACGCCCGGCCCGCCGAAGTGGTGGACAAGGTCCTGGACCTGTTCATATCGCTGGGAGCCGGTGAAGAGCAGATAGACTTCCCCGTTGTCTACACTGACGCGCGTAGGGGCATCGCTACGCTCGACCCGGATCTTGCGGCGGCGTACTCGGGCCTCGCCAGGACCGGTGGGACGCCAGCGCTGGAAGAAGGCATCCGGCCCGTCCTCGACGAGATCCTCCGCTCCATCCCCGCTCCGAAGGTGGCAGCTGGCGGCCAACTCCAGATGATGGTGAGTACCCTGACCCGCGATGATTACCTCGGCCGGATCGCCATTGGCCGAATCACCCGCGGTACGCTCAAGAGGGGTCAGGGGGTTGCCGTCTGTCGCCTCGACGGCTCCAGGGTCAAGGCTCAGATCGCTTCCATCCACATCTATCACGGCCTCAAGCGCCTGGAGATCGACGAGGCCGTTGCGGGCGACATCGTGGCGGTTGCGGGGCTGGATGATGTGGCGATCGGGGAAACGGTGGCCGATCCGGACTATCCGGACCCCCTCCCCCCCATCCGGGTCGACGAGCCGACAGTCATGATGACATTCCTGGTGAACGATAGCCCGTTCGCGGGCCGCGATGGAGCATTCGTTACCTCGCGCCACCTGAGGGACAGGCTGTACCGCGAGTCCGAGAAGGACGTCAGCCTGAAGGTACAGGACATGGGCAGCGCCGACGCGTTCCTGGTGAGCGGGCGCGGCGAGCTCCATTTGTCCATACTCATGGAGACAATGCGCAGGGAAGGGTACGAAATGGCGGTCTCGAAGCCGAAGGTCATTTTCCGCGAGGATAAGGGGCAGACGCTCGAACCGTTCGAGTACCTCTCCGTCGATGTACCCGAAGAGTACGTCGGCGCTGTGATGGAGGAGGCGGGGCCCAGAAAGGGCGAGATGGTCGATATGAGGGGTTCCGGCCAGGGTAGGGTCCGGCTGGATTTCTCGATCCCGACCCGCGGCCTGATGGGATTCAGGCCCGCGTTTCTCACCGCAACGAGGGGTACCGGCGTGATGACGTACTCCTTCGATGGATACAGGCCGCACAGAGGGGCAATTGACACGCGGAGGCAGGGCTCAATGATCGCCTGGGAAACGGGCGTTACGACCACGTACGCGCTGCACAACGCCCAGGAGCGGGGGACACTATTCTTGGGCCCCGGCGAGGAGGTCTACGCCGGACAGGTGGTTGGTGAGCACTGTAGGCCACGTGATCTCGACATAAACGTGTGCAAGAAAAAGCACCTGACCAACGTGAGGTCCAGCGTGAGCGATATCACGTTGCACCTGACGCCGCCGCGCCGGCTCAGTCTCGAGGAGTCACTGGAGTGGATCGGTGACGACGAGCTGGTGGAGGTGACGCCGAAGGCCATACGCCTGCGGAAGGTGACCCTGGACAGGCATGAGAGGTACCGCCAGCGGGGCACTGTTGTCGAGGAGCCGGAAACGGACTAACCAAATCTACTGGGCGACGGCTCTCCGGACCGGCTGCCGTTGACGTAGACGGGCGTCACACACTGCGGCTCCCAGGGCTCCGGTCAGCCTGGGCTTCTTGAATACGGCTGTTTAGCTCCTTTCGCCAAGTACACCGGTTCCCCGCCTACGATAGTAGTCACTACATCACCGGACTCCTTGACGATCACCAAATCCGCATCCTTACCGGGGGTTATGCTACCCTTACGATCCTCAATGCCCATCCTTCGCGCGGGGTTATAGCTCATCAGCGTGGCGGCTTCGACGGGGCCGAATCCCCAGGACAGGAGGTTTCGGAAGACGCGGCAGGCCGGGGTCACACTGCCTGCGAGGCCTCCCGCTTCACTCAAAGTCGCTGCGTCTGCAGTGAGCGTGACTTCCTGGCCCGAGAACGTATACTTGCCGGGCGGGAGGCCCGCCAGTTGCGTGAGGTCGGTGACAATGCCCATGCGGGCGGGGCCCTTGGCCCGCCAGGCAAGGCGAACCACGGCCGGGTGGAGGTGTTGGCCGTCCGCGATTACCTCGACCCAGATACGATCATCGGTCAGGGCCAGGCCGGCAACGCCCGGCTCCCTGTGATGCAGCGGCCGCATTGCGTTGAACAGGTGCGTGGCGTGGCTCAAACCCGCCTCCACTGCACGCTCGGCCTCATCCCAGGTGGCGGCGGAGTGCGCCGCACCTACTACTACCCCGTGACTCACAAGCCACTCAATGACCGGCAGGGCGCCCGGGAGTTCCGGCGCCAGGCTCATGATCCGGAGCGAGACGTGGCCTGCGGCGTACAGTTCACGTACCTCGCCCAGGTCCGGCTGCCGGAGGTGGTCGATGGGCTGGGCCCCACACCTTCGAGGGTTAAAGTAGGGCCCCTCGCAATGGGCCCCCAGTATTGAGGCGCCTCCCCAGCCTGGTTGACGCGACCGCTCCCTGGCCGTCGCGATGTTCTCAAGCGCCCGGAACAAGTCGGGCAGCGGGGCTGTCATCGTGGTGGCCAGGAAGGCCGTAACGCCCCACGAGGCCAGCGTTCGCGCCATGGACTGTAGCGATGCCGGATCCCCGCACATTGGGTCTGCCCCGCCGGCGCCGTGGACGTGAACGTCGATGAAGCCCGGCACGACGAAAGCCCCTCCGGCGTCGAGCTCGTGGACGGCGGCAAGTCGATCCCCGCCGGTCCCCGCGCTGGCCCCCGCCGGACACCGTGATGCCACCTCCGCCGGCCTCAACTCAGCGATCTTCCCGTCGCTTACCAGCAGGTCCCCGCGGCAAATCCCCTCTGGAGTCACGATCCTTCCGTGGCGGATGACCAGTGAATTCACGCGTTCGTCACCATCCCTGACCCGCTGAGCCCGGCGTGCAGGCAGCCGGCAGCGGCCTCTCTGTCCACAATCACGGTGACCGACGGATGCTGCTGCAGTACGGAGGCCGGGATCTC
This window encodes:
- a CDS encoding TrpB-like pyridoxal phosphate-dependent enzyme, with product MRDATTKFILKEEQMATAWYNIVPDLPFQLDPPLHPATLKPIGPQDLAPLFPMALIEQEVSSSRSVDIPGEILDVYRLWRPTPLFRARRLEAALGTPARIYYKYEGVSPAGSHKPNTSVAQAYYNKLEGTRRLSTETGAGQWGSALAMACSLFGLDCSVYMVRVSYEQKPYRRSLMQVYGAEVTPSPSDKTQSGRSILAKDPDSPGSLGIAISEAVEDAATHDDTKYSLGSVLNHVLLHQTVIGLEAQQQMAMAGDEPDFVVGCCGGGSNFAGLSFPFLKPVLECMRTGGTLNGPRFIAVEPAACPTLTRGVYAYDFGDTAGVAPVAKMYTLGHAFVPAGIHAGGLRYHGESPLVSALYHHGLIEARAVKQIPVFEAATTFARTEGILPAPESAHAIRTAIDLALEARETGKEPAILFGLSGHGHFDLAAYEAYAAGRLQDYEHPQDEIDRALADLPKV
- a CDS encoding cupin domain-containing protein; its protein translation is MEKVNMAQKFGLFADYWKPRIAGELNDSYVKLAKLKGEFIWHHHDNEDELFFVVKGELVIRLKDGEFNLQEGEFLIVPKGVEHLPVADDEVWVMLIEPKSTLNTGNVKNERTVEHVDRV
- a CDS encoding S-layer homology domain-containing protein, which codes for MRLGKGLSVVLCTMLLLSVSAFSVLANGSDSRELHVAVVAEALSSPVQVPADSPVVVTELPQKEKHWVYDELAEFKQRIVAIAGTDSQYDGISEHDKSIIRNYILNEEYLDQPIKAEYWAVLLNAVLKLPADSKERLLDMYVHDLATGDEIAREDAVGGMVKLLSLQYLRGYSTAEELEPAKALKDLQAVSDRQNALVRTAYSAGLVDSRTVEYFRPKERLTVAEAISMVYRVVTKYNVTYSSTGERDKQEPAVPVRVGWVDAELQRYRERLQRKLVALKTAESILTDGRVGNDERLNAAVSVEQWSEVLRSTLGISDQKVVHSYTFGLVQGDTVPRDVAVAGLVKLLHYTGMVRGRDASERERLAAAVAFGDYSQAFDTSKLAIAYSEGLVRGYPDHTFRPKQALTKGEALILMLSVIERCM
- a CDS encoding DUF4846 domain-containing protein, translated to MAFAVSCAPGAQNARERSPGAPNPSSPGQSASVPSSEVLPGPASTSGTPKNRLVNPTGRTVKERFRTPEGFERSPVAAGSFGKFLRDLPLKPDGTKVQYYDGRVKAHDVYEAVVAVDVGDRDLQQCADAVMRLRAEYLYKHKRYDQIHFNFANGFSADYSKWMDGYRVVVEGNRSSWVKRTGASNTYQDFRRYLDVVFAYANTVSLAKQMKPVPVSQMRIGDVFVDQGHALIVVDMAETTTPGKRLFMIAQSYMPAQDIQILRNPSNEDLSPWYELDFGETLHTPEWTFTNRDLRRFD
- the typA gene encoding translational GTPase TypA encodes the protein MTAQSIRNVAIIAHVDHGKTTLVDALLKQSGVFRTNQQVAERLLDSNELERERGITILAKNTSLSYGGVKVNIVDTPGHADFGGEVERILSMVDGALLVVDAGEGPMPQTRFVLNKALDHRLKIILVVNKIDRVDARPAEVVDKVLDLFISLGAGEEQIDFPVVYTDARRGIATLDPDLAAAYSGLARTGGTPALEEGIRPVLDEILRSIPAPKVAAGGQLQMMVSTLTRDDYLGRIAIGRITRGTLKRGQGVAVCRLDGSRVKAQIASIHIYHGLKRLEIDEAVAGDIVAVAGLDDVAIGETVADPDYPDPLPPIRVDEPTVMMTFLVNDSPFAGRDGAFVTSRHLRDRLYRESEKDVSLKVQDMGSADAFLVSGRGELHLSILMETMRREGYEMAVSKPKVIFREDKGQTLEPFEYLSVDVPEEYVGAVMEEAGPRKGEMVDMRGSGQGRVRLDFSIPTRGLMGFRPAFLTATRGTGVMTYSFDGYRPHRGAIDTRRQGSMIAWETGVTTTYALHNAQERGTLFLGPGEEVYAGQVVGEHCRPRDLDINVCKKKHLTNVRSSVSDITLHLTPPRRLSLEESLEWIGDDELVEVTPKAIRLRKVTLDRHERYRQRGTVVEEPETD
- the nagA gene encoding N-acetylglucosamine-6-phosphate deacetylase, yielding MNSLVIRHGRIVTPEGICRGDLLVSDGKIAELRPAEVASRCPAGASAGTGGDRLAAVHELDAGGAFVVPGFIDVHVHGAGGADPMCGDPASLQSMARTLASWGVTAFLATTMTAPLPDLFRALENIATARERSRQPGWGGASILGAHCEGPYFNPRRCGAQPIDHLRQPDLGEVRELYAAGHVSLRIMSLAPELPGALPVIEWLVSHGVVVGAAHSAATWDEAERAVEAGLSHATHLFNAMRPLHHREPGVAGLALTDDRIWVEVIADGQHLHPAVVRLAWRAKGPARMGIVTDLTQLAGLPPGKYTFSGQEVTLTADAATLSEAGGLAGSVTPACRVFRNLLSWGFGPVEAATLMSYNPARRMGIEDRKGSITPGKDADLVIVKESGDVVTTIVGGEPVYLAKGAKQPYSRSPG